The proteins below come from a single Paramormyrops kingsleyae isolate MSU_618 chromosome 25, PKINGS_0.4, whole genome shotgun sequence genomic window:
- the LOC140583137 gene encoding uncharacterized protein — MTTTTSTAAPTTSSSTTASTASTATPSTTTTTSTAAPTTTSSTTASTATPSTTTTTSTAAPTTSSSTAASTATSSTTTATSTAALTTTSSTTASIAKPSTTTTTSTAAPTTSSSTAASTATSSTTTTTSTAALTTTSSTTASIAKPSTTTTTSTAAPTTTSSTTASTATPSTTTTTSTAAPTTTSSTTASTAPVTMTTTISTLAPTTSSSTTASSATPSTTTTTSTAAPTTTSSTTASIATPSTTTTTSTAAPTTTSSTTASTATPSTTTTTSTAAPTTTSSTTASIATPSTTTTTSTAAPTTASSTTASTTPLTMTTTTSTAAPTISPSTTTSTATPSTTTTTSTAAPTTTSSTTASTAPLTITTTTSTAAQTTTSSTTASIATPSTTTTTSTAAPTTTSSTTASTVTPSTTTTTSTAAPTTSSSTTASTATPSTTTTTSTHNCFNCTTAPTTSSSTTASIATPSTTTTTSTAAPTTTSSTTASTAPLTMSTTTSTLAPTTSSSTTASSATPSTTTTTSTAAPTTTSSTTASIATPSTTTKTSTAAPTTTSSTPASTATTSTTTTTSTAAPTTTSSTTASIATPSTTTTTSTAAPTTTSRTAASIATPSTTTTTSTAAPTTASITTTSTATPYSTTTTSTAAPTTTSIAPTTTSSTTASTAPLTMSTTTSTLAPTTSSSTTASIATPSTTTTTSTAAPTTTSSTTASIATPSTTTTTSTVAPTTTSSTTASTAPLTITNTTSTAAPTTTSSTTASIATSSTTTTTSIAAPTTSSSTTASTATPSVTTTTSTAAPTTASTETPSTITTTSTAAPTTASSTTASTAPLTITTTTSTAAPTTSSRTTASTATPSTTTTTSTAAPTTTSSPTASTAPLIMTTTRSTAAPTTSSSTTASTATPSMTTTTSTAAPTTSSSTTASTATPSTTTTTSTAAPTTTSSTTASTVTPSTTTTTSTAAPTTSSSTTASIATPSTTTTTSTAAPTTTSSTTASIATPSTTTTTSTVAPTTTSSTTASTAPLTITNTTSTAAPTTTSSTTASIATSSTTTTTSIAAPTTSSSTTASTATPSATTTTSTAAPTTASTETPSTITTTSTAAPTTASSTTASTAPLTITTTTSTAAPTTSSRTTASTATPSTTTTTSTAAPTTTSSPTASTAPLIMTTTRSTAAPTTSSSTTASTATPSMTTTTSTAAPTTSSSTTASTATPSTTTTTSTAAPTTTSSTTASTVTPSTTTTTSTAAPTTSSSTTASIATPSTTTTTSTAAPTTTSSTTASIATPSTTTTTSTVAPTTTSSTTASTAPLTITNTTSTAAPTTTSSTTASIATSSTTTTTSIAAPTTSSSTTASTATPSATTTTSTAAPTTASTETPSTITTTSTAAPTTASSTTASTAPLTITTTTSTAAPTTSSRTTASTATPSTTTTTSTAAPTTTSSPTASTAPLIMTTTRSTAAPTTSSSTTASTATPSMTTTTSTAAPTTSSSTTASTATPSTTTTTSTAAPTTTSSTTASTVTPSTTTTTSTAAPTTSSSTTASTATPSTTTTTSTAAPTTTSSTTASTVTPSTTTTTSTAAPTTSSSTTASIATPSTTTTTSTAAPTTTSSTTASTAPLTMSTTTSTLAPTTSSSTTASSATPSTTTTTSTAAPTTTSSTTASIATPSTTTTTSTAAPTTTSSTPASTATTSTTTTTSTAAPTTTSSTTASIATPSTTTTTSTAAPTTTSKTAASIATPSTTTTTSTAAPTTASITTTSTATPYSTTTTSTAAPTTTSSTTASTAPLTMSTTTSTLAPTTSSSTTASSATPSTTTTTSTAAPTTTSSTTASIATPSTTTTTSTVAPTTTSSTTASTAPLTITNTTSTAAPTTTSSTTASIATSSTTTTTSIAAPTTSSSTTASTATPSATTTTSTAAPTTASTETPSTTTTTSTAAPTTASSTTASTAPLTITTTTSTAAPTTSSRTTASTAPTTSSSTTASTATPSTTTTTSTAAPTTSSSTTASTATPSTTTTTSTAAPTTTSSTTASTVTPSTTTTTSTAAPTTSSSTTASTATPSTTTTTSTAAPTTTSSTTASTVTPSTTTTTSTAAPTTSSSTTASIATPSTTTTTSTAAPTTTSSTTASTAPLTMSTTTSTLAPTTSSSTTASSATPSTTTTTSTAAPTTTSSTTASIATPSTTTTTSTAAPTTTSSTPASTATTSTTTTTSTAAPTTTSSTTASIATPSTTTTTSTAAPTTTSRTAASIATPSTTTTTSTAAPTTASITTTSTHNCINCNPIYDYYNIHSTAPATLPSTTASTATPSTTTTTSTAAPTTSASTAASTATPSTTTTTSTAAPTTTSSTTASIATPSTTTTTSTAAPTTSSSTTASTASTATPSTTTTTSTAASTTTSSTTASTATPSTTTTTSTAAPTTSSSTAASTATPSTTTTTSTAAPSTTSSPTASTAPLTITTTTSTAEPTTSSTTVSIATPSTTTTTSTAAPTTTASTTASTVTPSTTTKTSTAAPTTSSSTTASTATPSTTTTTSTAAPTTSSSTAASTATPSTTTTTSTAAPTTTSSTTASITTPSTTTTTSTAAPTTTSSTTASTAPLTITSTTSTAAPATLTSTTASTATPSTTTTTSTAAPTTTSSTTASIATPSTTTTTSTAAPTTTSSTPASTATTSTTTTTSTAAPTTTFSTTASIATPSTTTTISTAAPTTTSRTAASIATPSTTTTTSTAAPTTASITTTSTATPYSTTTTSTAAPTTTSSTTASTATASTTTRISTAAPTTASITTTSNATPSTTNTTSTAAPTPASTTPLTMTTTTSTAAPTISSSTTTSTATPSTTTTTSTAAPTTTSSTTASTAPLTITTTTSTQHQALHQAQLLQLHH; from the exons atgaccactacaacatccacagcagcaccaaccacttcatcaagcacaactgcatcaactgcatcaactgcaacaccatctacgaccactacaacatccacagcagcaccaacaacaacatctagcacaactgcatcaactgcaacgccatctacgaccactacaacatccacagcagcaccaaccacttcatcaagcacagctgcatcaactgcaacatcatcTACGACCACtgcaacatccacagcagcactaacaacaacatctagcacaactgcatcaattgcaaaaccatctacgaccactacaacatccacagcagcaccaaccacttcatcaagcacagctgcatcaactgcaacatcatctacgaccactacaacatccacagcagcactaacaacaacatctagcacaactgcatcaattgcaaaaccatctacaaccactacaacatccacagcagcaccaaccactacatcaagcacaacagcttcaactgcaacaccatctacgaccacaacaacatccacagcagcaccaaccactacatcaagcacaactgcttcaactgcaccagtAACAATGACCACTACAATATCCACAttagcaccaaccacttcatcaagcacaactgcatcaagtgcaacaccatctacgaccactacaacatccacagcagcaccaacaacaacatcaagcacaactgcatcaattgcaaccccatctacgaccactacaacatccacagcagcaccaaccactacatcaagcacaactgcttcaactgcaacaccatctaccaccactacaacatccacagcagcaccaacaacaacatctagcacaactgcatcaattgcaacaccatctacgaccacaacaacatctactgcagcacctaccactgcatcaagcacaactgcttcaactactccactaacaatgaccactacaacatccacagcggcgccAACCATTTCACCAAGCacaactacatcaactgcaacaccatctacgaccactacaacatctacagcagcaccaaccactacatcaagcacaactgcttcaactgcaccactaacaataaccactacaacatccacagcagcacaaacgacaacatcaagcacaactgcatcaattgcaaccccatctacgaccactacaacatccacagcagcaccaaccactacatcaagcacaactgcttcaactgtaacaccatctacgaccacaacaacatccacagcagcaccaaccacatcatcaagcacaactgcatcaactgcaacaccatctacgaccactacaacatccaca cacaactgcttcaactgcacca cagcaccaaccacttcatcaagcacaactgcatcaattgcaacaccatctacaaccactacaacatccacagcagcaccaacaacaacatcaagcacaactgcttcaactgcaccactaacaatgagcactacaacatccacattagcaccaaccacttcatcaagcacaactgcatcaagtgcaacaccatccacgaccactacaacatccacagcagcaccaacaacaacatcaagcacaactgcatcaattgcaacaccatctacgaccactaaaacatccacagcagcaccaaccactacatcaagcacacctgcatcaactgcaacaacatctacaaccactacaacatccacagcagcaccaacaacaacatctagtacaactgcatcaattgcaacaccatccacgaccactacaacatccacagcagcaccaacaacaacatctagaacagctgcatcaattgcaacaccatctacgaccactacaacatccacagcagcacctaccactgcatcaattacaactacatcaactgcaacaccatattcgaccactacaacatccacagcagcaccaaccactacatcaa ttgcaccaaccactacatcaagcacaactgcttcaactgcaccactaacaatgagcactacaacatccacattagcaccaaccacttcatcaagcacaactgcatcaattgcaacaccatctacgaccactacaacatccacagcagcaccaacaacaacatcaagcacaactgcatcaattgcaaccccatctacgaccactacaacatccacagtagcaccaaccactacatcaagcacaactgcgtcaactgcaccactaacaataactaatacaacatccacagcagcaccaacaacaacatctagcacaactgcatcaattgcaacctcatctacgaccactacaacatccatagcagcaccaacaacttcatcaagcacaactgcatcaactgcaacaccatctgtgaccactacaacatccacagcagcacctaccactgcatcaacTGAAACACCATCTACGATCACaacaacatctacagcagcacctaccactgcatcaagcacaactgcttcaactgcaccactaacaattaccactacaacatccacagcagcaccaaccacttcatcaaggacaactgcatcaactgcaacaccatctacgaccactacaacatccacagcagcaccaaccactacatcaagcccaactgcttcaactgcaccactaataatgaccactacaagatccacagcagcaccaaccacttcatcaagcacaactgcatcaactgcaacaccatctatgaccactacaacatccacagcagcaccaaccacttcatcaagcacaactgcatcaactgcaacaccatctacgaccactacaacatccacagcagcaccaaccactacatcaagcacaactgcttcaactgtaacaccatctacgaccacaacaacatccacagcagcaccaaccacttcatcaagcacaactgcatcaattgcaacaccatctacaaccactacaacatccacagcagcaccaacaacaacatcaagcacaactgcatcaattgcaaccccatctacgaccactacaacatccacagtagcaccaaccactacatcaagcacaactgcgtcaactgcaccactaacaataactaatacaacatccacagcagcaccaacaacaacatctagcacaactgcatcaattgcaacctcatctacgaccactacaacatccatagcagcaccaacaacttcatcaagcacaactgcatcaactgcaacaccatctgcgaccactacaacatccacagcagcacctaccactgcatcaacTGAAACACCATCTACGATCACaacaacatctacagcagcacctaccactgcatcaagcacaactgcttcaactgcaccactaacaattaccactacaacatccacagcagcaccaaccacttcatcaaggacaactgcatcaactgcaacaccatctacgaccactacaacatccacagcagcaccaaccactacatcaagcccaactgcttcaactgcaccactaataatgaccactacaagatccacagcagcaccaaccacttcatcaagcacaactgcatcaactgcaacaccatctatgaccactacaacatccacagcagcaccaaccacttcatcaagcacaactgcatcaactgcaacaccatctacgaccactacaacatccacagcagcaccaaccactacatcaagcacaactgcttcaactgtaacaccatctacgaccacaacaacatccacagcagcaccaaccacttcatcaagcacaactgcatcaattgcaacaccatctacaaccactacaacatccacagcagcaccaacaacaacatcaagcacaactgcatcaattgcaaccccatctacgaccactacaacatccacagtagcaccaaccactacatcaagcacaactgcgtcaactgcaccactaacaataactaatacaacatccacagcagcaccaacaacaacatctagcacaactgcatcaattgcaacctcatctacgaccactacaacatccatagcagcaccaacaacttcatcaagcacaactgcatcaactgcaacaccatctgcgaccactacaacatccacagcagcacctaccactgcatcaacTGAAACACCATCTACGATCACaacaacatctacagcagcacctaccactgcatcaagcacaactgcttcaactgcaccactaacaattaccactacaacatccacagcagcaccaaccacttcatcaaggacaactgcatcaactgcaacaccatctacgaccactacaacatccacagcagcaccaaccactacatcaagcccaactgcttcaactgcaccactaataatgaccactacaagatccacagcagcaccaaccacttcatcaagcacaactgcatcaactgcaacaccatctatgaccactacaacatccacagcagcaccaaccacatcatcaagcacaactgcatcaactgcaacaccatctacgaccactacaacatccacagcagcaccaaccactacatcaagcacaactgcttcaactgtaacaccatctacgaccacaacaacatccacagcagcaccaaccacttcatcaagcacaactgcatcaactgcaacaccatctacgaccactacaacatccacagcagcaccaaccactacatcaagcacaactgcttcaactgtaacaccatctacgaccacaacaacatccacagcagcaccaaccacttcatcaagcacaactgcatcaattgcaacaccatctacgaccactacaacatccacagcagcaccaacaacaacatcaagcacaactgcttcaactgctcCACTAACAATGagcactacaacatccacattagcaccaaccacttcatcaagcacaactgcatcaagtgcaacaccatccacgaccactacaacatccacagcagcaccaacaacaacatcaagcacaactgcatcaattgcaacaccatctacgaccactacaacatccacagcagcaccaaccactacatcaagcacacctgcatcaactgcaacaacatctacaaccactacaacatccacagcagcaccaacaacaacatctagtacaactgcatcaattgcaacaccatccacgactactacaacatccacagcagcaccaacaacaacatctaaaacagctgcatcaattgcaacaccatctacgaccactacaacatccacagcagcacctaccactgcatcaattacaactacatcaactgcaacaccatattcgaccactacaacatccacagcagcaccaaccactacatcaagcacaactgcttcaactgcaccactaacaatgagcactacaacatccacattagcaccaaccacttcatcaagcacaactgcatcaagtgcaacaccatctacgaccactacaacatccacagcagcaccaacaacaacatcaagcacaactgcatcaattgcaaccccatctacgaccactacaacatccacagtagcaccaaccactacatcaagcacaactgcgtcaactgcaccactaacaataactaatacaacatccacagcagcaccaacaacaacatctagcacaactgcatcaattgcaacctcatctacgaccactacaacatccatagcagcaccaacaacttcatcaagcacaactgcatcaactgcaacaccatctgcgaccactacaacatccacagcagcacctaccactgcatcaactgaaacaccatctacgaccacaacaacatctacagcagcacctaccactgcatcaagcacaactgcttcaactgcaccactaacaattaccactacaacatccacagcagcaccaaccacttcatcaaggaCAACTGCATCaa cagcaccaaccacttcatcaagcacaactgcatcaactgcaacaccatctacgaccactacaacatccacagcagcaccaaccacttcatcaagcacaactgcatcaactgcaacaccatctacgaccactacaacatccacagcagcaccaaccactacatcaagcacaactgcttcaactgtaacaccatctacgaccacaacaacatccacagcagcaccaaccacttcatcaagcacaactgcatcaactgcaacaccatctacgaccactacaacatccacagcagcaccaaccactacatcaagcacaactgcttcaactgtaacaccatctacgaccacaacaacatccacagcagcaccaaccacttcatcaagcacaactgcatcaattgcaacaccatctacaaccactacaacatccacagcagcaccaacaacaacatcaagcacaactgcttcaactgctcCACTAACAATGagcactacaacatccacattagcaccaaccacttcatcaagcacaactgcatcaagtgcaacaccatccacgaccactacaacatccacagcagcaccaacaacaacatcaagcacaactgcatcaattgcaacaccatctacgaccactacaacatccacagcagcaccaaccactacatcaagcacacctgcatcaactgcaacaacatctacaaccactacaacatccacagcagcaccaacaacaacatctagtacaactgcatcaattgcaacaccatccacgaccactacaacatccacagcagcaccaacaacaacatctagaacagctgcatcaattgcaacaccatctacgaccactacaacatccacagcagcacctaccactgcatcaattacaactacatcaact cacaactgcatcaattgcaaccccATCTACGActactacaacatccacagca cagcaccagccaCTTTaccaagcacaactgcatcaactgcaacaccatctacgaccactacaacatccacagcagcaccaaccacttcagcaagcacagctgcatctactgcaacaccatctacgaccactacaacatccacagcagcaccaacaacaacatctagcacaactgcatcaattgcaacaccatctacgaccactacaacatccacagcagcaccaaccacttcatcaagcacaactgcatcaactgcatcaactgcaacaccatctacgaccactacaacatccacagcagcatcaacaacaacatctagcacaactgcatcaactgcaacaccatctacgaccactacaacatccacagcagcaccaaccacttcatcaagcacagctgcatcaactgcaacaccatctacaaccactacaacatccacagcagcaccaagcaCTACATCAAgcccaactgcttcaactgcaccactaacaataaccactacaacatccacagcagaaccaacaacatcaagcacaactgtaTCAATTGCAACCCCATCTACGActactacaacatccacagcagcaccaaccactacagcaagcacaactgcttcaactgtaaCACCATCTACAACCACaaaaacatccacagcagcaccaaccacttcatcaagcacaactgcatcaactgcaacaccatctacgaccactacaacatccacagcagcaccaaccacttcatcaagcacagctgcatctactgcaacaccatccacgaccactacaacatccacagcagcaccaacaacaacatctagcacaactgcatcaattacaacaccatctacgaccactacaacatccacagcagcaccaaccactacatcaagcacaactgcttcaactgcaccactaacaataacctctacaacatccacagcagcaccagccactttaacaagcacaactgcatcaactgcaacaccatccacgaccactacaacatccacagcagcaccaacaacaacatcaagcacaactgcatcaattgcaacaccatctacgaccactacaacatccacagcagcaccaaccactacatcaagcacacctgcatcaactgcaacaacatctacaaccactacaacatccacagcagcaccaacaacaacatttagtacaactgcatcaattgcaacaccatccacGACCACTACAatatccacagcagcaccaacaacaacatctagaacagctgcatcaattgcaacaccatctacgaccactacaacatccacagcagcacctaccactgcatcaattacaactacatcaactgcaacaccatattcgaccactacaacatccacagcagcaccaaccactacatcaagcacaactgcttcaactgcaacagcatctacgaccactagaatatccacagcagcacctaccactgcatcaattacaactacatcaaatgcaacaccatctacgaccaatACAACATCGACAGCAGCACCAACCCCTGCTTCAACTACTCCACTAACaatgaccactacaacatccacagcggcgccaaccatttcatcaagcacaactacatcaactgcaacaccatctacgaccactacaacatctacagcagcaccaaccactacatcaagcacaactgcttcaactgcaccactaacaataaccactacaacatccaca cagcaccaagcaCTACATCAAgcccaactgcttcaactgcaccactaa